The Bacillota bacterium genome includes a window with the following:
- a CDS encoding DUF1540 domain-containing protein: MKCMCEECHYNNKSECHADGIEVLSSGNNRVESSDGTCCNTFRPKGR; the protein is encoded by the coding sequence ATGAAATGCATGTGTGAGGAATGTCACTATAACAATAAGTCTGAGTGTCACGCTGACGGCATCGAAGTGTTGTCCAGCGGAAATAACAGGGTAGAATCATCGGATGGAACCTGCTGCAACACCTTCAGGCCCAAAGGGCGTTAA